Within bacterium BMS3Abin02, the genomic segment ATGCCGGCGAGGCGCCGATTCTCCTCGGCAGCGTCGACGATCGCGTCATTCGCCGCTGCGATTCGTTCCTCGACACTGCCGCTTGTTCCAATGGCGACGTCGATGGCTTTGGACGAAGCGATTTCACCGGCGACGTGGCCGCCCATACCGTCGGCGACGGCGAAGACCGACCGAGTGTCGGAACTGCCGCTCGTCTGAGGATAGAGGTGATCTTCGTTGTTCGTGCGCACTCGCCCCTGGTGAGTTCCGCTTGCCCAGGTGAAGGTCATCGCACCTCCATGACCGTGTTGCCGACTTGGATGGCGTCGCCTTTCGTAAGGGTGAGCGGTGTTCCCACCCTTCTTCCGTTCACGTAGGTTCCGTTCGTGCTTCCGAGGTCATGCACGACGATACCTTCGGGCCGCCGGATCAGTCGAAGATGGAACTCGGACGCATACGCGTCTTCGAGGACGACATCTGCCTGCGGACTCCTCCCAAGCACGATGGACCCATGAACGGCGATCCGTTCACCGGCTTGAGAGTCCGATCGAACGATGACGACTTCTTCGCCGGGACGTGCCCGAGTGCGCCATCCTTCGGTCCCGCCCAGGTGGGCGGCAACGGCCCGCGCCACCTGCCACACGAATAGATAGACGAACGCGAGAAAGATGAGCTTGAGGAGTGTGAGCAGCAGTGCCGGCACCTGTTCCTCCCTGGTGACCGTCGAACAATACCTGTCATGAGGACAACCCGGTGCGTGCTCGCGAAAGCACCGAGCCCATCTCGACCCGTTGTCATGGTGTTCGAAGGTCGAACGTGGCCGGACCGAAAGACACGACGGCGCCATCATCGATGGAGACCGGTATCGTGATCGTGCCGCCGTCCACGGAGGTCCCGTTGGCGGAGTCTAGGTCGTTGATCCAGATGCGACCTCCTTCTCGCCAGATGAGCGCATGAAGACGACTGATCTCGGCATCAGCGATCGAGACGTCACAATCCTCAGACCGGCCGACGAGCACCCTGTTGTAGATCAGCTGATACGGCGCGCCCGACTGCGGTACGAGACGTCCCCAGGGGGGACGCGGTCCCGGCGCTCGCTCTGATCTGCAGGAGATCTCGGTTCTGGCCATCTGATCCGAGTGCTCGATGAGGACGCCGGCGGGCCCGTTGAGACGCCAGCCGCGTTCCA encodes:
- the fhaB_1 gene encoding FHA domain-containing protein FhaB, which codes for MPALLLTLLKLIFLAFVYLFVWQVARAVAAHLGGTEGWRTRARPGEEVVIVRSDSQAGERIAVHGSIVLGRSPQADVVLEDAYASEFHLRLIRRPEGIVVHDLGSTNGTYVNGRRVGTPLTLTKGDAIQVGNTVMEVR
- the fhaB_2 gene encoding FHA domain-containing protein FhaB, with product MGTARNVERRIERLVDGLAGAMFGGPLHPSEFGIRLLREADLAIEQEPAGPAIPNRYVLTVHTAQTVPDALPRHLEHLLEETAMERGWRLNGPAGVLIEHSDQMARTEISCRSERAPGPRPPWGRLVPQSGAPYQLIYNRVLVGRSEDCDVSIADAEISRLHALIWREGGRIWINDLDSANGTSVDGGTITIPVSIDDGAVVSFGPATFDLRTP